The following are encoded together in the Mesoterricola sediminis genome:
- a CDS encoding TonB-dependent receptor produces the protein MRPSIWNSRRLCALIVASSGILWSQSNPVGNITGTVKGPDGKLIAGARVQAVTTRGAQEQKTNAQGEFSFRQLLPGRVQIKVSAPGTSGFDSTLVVVANQTNRMDVKLGALGVVVEVTDQAGMEAIDTTIARTGLVMTMDRIEELPIYYMGTNRLDATTFRAPGSVMDTIHGTDSQHNAYVVDGVSASDANYGGKAVSLNNDFIDQVQILTSGISAKYGRFTGGVLNVTTKSGTNTWSGTSRFEITNDKWNSMYRMPEVAYFYSNLYHFPITWPPVQDKHSITQSYTLLGPIIKDRLFFALAYQTNSPETRMVSQTTNSIGPKVPYTVVRDAYLLDAKVDWQINGAQRLTAELNEANSRDENGISSGNSATVAALSGLTKSRKGYWSLGYVAQLSPSLALDVKYNDAFSSSGGPGTGPTGGKNVVTWKELESSDVLDNGYGSDDKAESHTRTGAANLVWVVEANGTHNVEGGFQFYHYNRTGAASPTPSNYSIEFRGYADGATTYDLANRILTPLSAQDTVLQHYFPTHGEADSKVNSLYINDAWALNAHWSFNLGFRFDQYKASTSPEGISYDFKAVTPRLSASYDVTGDKKHVVSVGFAEYSGMINQGNLASATVTSSPITRQYVYVGTGGARQGTGADALLADGSINWNAWGNRQGQTGIDHPNYVSDPLTDRNIFVDPDIKAPRTREVTLGYTWTGTTRSFSATLIRRWNDQFLDDFWIGNGMAPGKARIVIKNDPNARQDYYGLEMTYRQRIGDAFTVGGNATWSRTFENAGVNLGGAASQANDFGAGNIPSGQLNPMGPAPGLDVPLMVNADASYRHTFGSGTLNVGLVGTYKSGAAVAFRSAMANVPASLMDQGYASAYTRYFPELGVVRQPEVWTMDLQTGYDQALAGKVRFYVRVNIINVFNRVRPMTRDTSGTVVYQGQVGQLYPPPPVDGTTPSNQFNPSRTYGLGQGNMFPRMVQLITGLKF, from the coding sequence GTGCGTCCATCCATCTGGAACTCCCGGCGCCTCTGCGCCCTGATCGTAGCCTCCTCCGGCATCCTCTGGAGCCAGAGCAACCCGGTGGGGAACATCACCGGCACCGTCAAGGGCCCCGACGGCAAGCTCATCGCCGGCGCCCGGGTCCAGGCCGTCACCACGCGCGGCGCCCAGGAGCAGAAGACCAACGCCCAGGGCGAGTTCAGCTTCCGCCAGCTGCTGCCGGGCCGGGTGCAGATCAAGGTCTCCGCCCCGGGCACCTCGGGCTTCGACTCGACCCTCGTCGTCGTCGCGAACCAGACCAACCGCATGGACGTCAAGCTCGGCGCCCTCGGCGTCGTGGTCGAGGTGACTGACCAGGCCGGCATGGAGGCCATCGACACCACCATCGCCCGCACGGGCCTCGTGATGACCATGGACCGCATCGAGGAGCTGCCCATCTACTACATGGGCACCAACCGCCTCGACGCGACCACGTTCCGGGCCCCCGGCTCGGTGATGGACACCATCCACGGCACCGACAGCCAGCACAACGCCTACGTCGTGGACGGCGTCTCGGCCTCCGACGCCAACTACGGCGGCAAGGCCGTCTCGCTGAACAACGACTTCATCGACCAGGTCCAGATCCTCACCAGCGGCATCTCGGCCAAGTACGGCCGCTTCACGGGCGGCGTCCTCAACGTCACCACCAAGAGCGGCACGAACACCTGGTCGGGGACCAGCCGGTTCGAGATCACCAACGACAAGTGGAACTCCATGTACCGCATGCCGGAGGTGGCCTACTTCTATTCCAACCTGTACCACTTCCCCATCACCTGGCCCCCCGTCCAGGACAAGCACAGCATCACCCAGAGCTACACCCTCCTCGGCCCCATCATCAAGGACCGCCTCTTCTTCGCGCTGGCCTACCAGACCAACAGCCCCGAGACGCGGATGGTCTCCCAGACCACCAACTCCATCGGCCCCAAGGTGCCCTACACCGTCGTCCGCGACGCCTACCTCCTGGACGCGAAGGTCGACTGGCAGATCAACGGCGCCCAGCGCCTCACCGCCGAGCTCAACGAGGCCAACAGCCGGGACGAGAACGGCATCTCCAGCGGCAACTCCGCCACCGTCGCCGCCCTCAGCGGCCTCACCAAGAGCAGGAAGGGCTACTGGTCCCTGGGCTACGTGGCCCAGCTCTCGCCGTCCCTGGCCCTGGACGTGAAGTACAACGACGCCTTCTCCAGCAGCGGCGGCCCCGGCACGGGCCCCACCGGGGGCAAGAACGTCGTCACCTGGAAGGAGCTGGAGTCCAGCGACGTCCTCGACAACGGCTACGGCTCCGACGACAAGGCCGAGAGCCACACCCGCACCGGCGCGGCCAACCTCGTCTGGGTCGTGGAGGCGAACGGCACCCACAACGTGGAAGGCGGCTTCCAGTTCTACCACTACAACCGCACCGGCGCCGCCTCGCCGACGCCCTCCAACTACTCCATCGAGTTCCGTGGGTACGCCGACGGCGCCACGACCTACGACCTCGCGAACCGCATCCTCACGCCCCTGAGCGCCCAGGACACGGTGCTGCAGCACTACTTCCCGACCCACGGGGAGGCCGACTCCAAGGTCAACAGCCTCTACATCAACGACGCCTGGGCCCTGAACGCCCACTGGTCCTTCAACCTGGGCTTCCGCTTCGACCAGTACAAGGCCTCCACCAGCCCCGAGGGCATCAGCTACGACTTCAAGGCGGTCACGCCCCGCCTCAGCGCCAGCTACGACGTCACCGGCGACAAGAAGCACGTCGTCTCCGTGGGCTTCGCCGAGTACTCCGGCATGATCAACCAGGGCAACCTGGCCTCCGCCACGGTCACCTCCTCCCCCATCACCCGCCAGTACGTCTACGTGGGCACGGGCGGCGCCCGCCAGGGGACCGGCGCCGACGCCCTCCTGGCCGACGGCTCCATCAACTGGAACGCCTGGGGCAACCGCCAGGGCCAGACCGGCATCGATCATCCCAACTACGTCTCCGACCCCCTGACCGACCGGAACATCTTCGTGGATCCGGACATCAAGGCCCCCCGGACCCGGGAAGTCACCCTCGGCTACACCTGGACCGGCACGACCCGCTCCTTCTCCGCGACCCTGATCCGCCGCTGGAACGACCAGTTCCTGGACGACTTCTGGATCGGCAACGGCATGGCCCCCGGCAAGGCCCGCATCGTCATCAAGAACGATCCCAACGCCCGCCAGGACTACTACGGCCTCGAGATGACCTACCGGCAGCGCATCGGCGACGCCTTCACCGTCGGCGGGAACGCCACCTGGAGCCGCACCTTCGAGAACGCCGGCGTGAACCTCGGCGGCGCCGCCTCCCAGGCCAACGACTTCGGCGCCGGGAACATCCCGAGCGGCCAGCTGAACCCCATGGGCCCCGCCCCGGGCCTCGACGTCCCCCTGATGGTCAACGCGGACGCCAGCTACCGTCACACCTTCGGTTCCGGCACCCTGAACGTGGGCCTCGTGGGCACCTACAAGTCCGGCGCGGCCGTCGCCTTCCGCAGCGCCATGGCGAACGTCCCCGCCAGCCTGATGGACCAGGGCTACGCCTCCGCCTACACGCGCTACTTCCCGGAGCTGGGCGTGGTGCGCCAGCCCGAGGTCTGGACCATGGACCTCCAGACCGGCTACGACCAGGCCCTCGCCGGCAAGGTCCGCTTCTACGTCCGCGTCAACATCATCAACGTGTTCAACCGGGTGCGCCCCATGACCCGGGACACGAGCGGCACCGTCGTCTACCAGGGCCAGGTGGGCCAGCTCTATCCGCCGCCGCCCGTGGACGGGACCACGCCCTCCAACCAGTTCAACCCCTCCCGCACCTACGGCCTGGGCCAGGGCAACATGTTCCCGCGCATGGTCCAGCTCATCACCGGCCTCAAGTTCTAG
- a CDS encoding phospholipase B family protein — MRPRGLALLLAVLPAFAGLSPEQEALVRKGYRKEKAGWIFLHLEGSARARGLQHGWLLAREIDRGLKAIRLSWTFQTGTTWASLLEKAQGFFVPGVDPELLEELEGMAEGLRAAGVATTRDELVCYNGSTELSGYWWPVELARIRNEPVAPHKVRESCSAFIAVGSWTKDGGVVMGHNNMSSYQEPLTNVVIDLQPDRGHRILMQGVPGWIHSGTDFFVTDAGLVGTETTIGDFQPYAPGGAPEFSRMRTATQRADGIEAWCALMRAGNNGGYANAWLLGDVRRKVIARLELGLRYVGFETKTDGWFSGSNIAEDPRILRLETTTRDTDITTSKVARRVRWRELLAAHRGRIDLEAAKAFEADHRDVARNAERPGGRTLCAHFELEAETPGDVPFEPSGTTDAKVVDTALALRMSFAGRFGAACGRPFDAPRFLAEHPQFDWLGDTLPSRPTQPWVTFRAGE, encoded by the coding sequence ATGCGTCCTCGCGGTCTCGCCCTCCTCCTGGCGGTCCTGCCGGCCTTCGCCGGCCTCAGCCCCGAGCAGGAGGCCCTCGTCCGAAAGGGCTACCGCAAGGAGAAGGCCGGCTGGATCTTCCTGCACCTGGAAGGCTCCGCGCGGGCGCGGGGCCTCCAGCACGGGTGGCTCCTGGCCAGGGAGATCGACCGCGGCCTGAAGGCCATCCGCCTTTCCTGGACGTTCCAGACGGGGACCACCTGGGCCTCGCTCCTGGAGAAGGCCCAGGGCTTCTTCGTCCCGGGGGTCGACCCCGAACTCCTGGAGGAGCTGGAGGGCATGGCGGAGGGCCTGCGGGCCGCCGGCGTCGCCACGACCCGCGACGAGCTGGTCTGCTACAACGGATCCACCGAGCTCAGCGGCTACTGGTGGCCCGTGGAGCTGGCCCGGATCCGCAACGAGCCCGTGGCCCCGCACAAGGTGCGGGAATCCTGCAGCGCCTTCATCGCCGTGGGGTCCTGGACGAAGGACGGCGGCGTCGTCATGGGCCACAACAACATGAGCAGCTACCAGGAGCCGCTCACCAACGTCGTCATCGACCTCCAGCCCGACCGCGGGCACCGGATCCTCATGCAGGGCGTCCCGGGCTGGATCCACAGCGGCACCGACTTCTTCGTGACGGACGCCGGCCTCGTGGGCACCGAAACGACGATCGGCGACTTCCAGCCCTACGCCCCCGGGGGCGCCCCCGAATTCTCCCGCATGCGGACCGCCACCCAGCGCGCCGACGGCATCGAGGCCTGGTGCGCCCTCATGCGCGCGGGGAACAACGGGGGCTACGCCAACGCGTGGCTCCTGGGCGACGTGAGGCGCAAGGTCATCGCCCGGCTCGAGCTCGGGCTCCGCTACGTGGGCTTCGAGACCAAGACGGACGGCTGGTTCTCCGGGTCCAACATCGCCGAGGACCCGCGCATCCTCCGGCTGGAGACCACGACCCGGGACACGGACATCACCACGTCGAAGGTGGCCCGCCGCGTCCGCTGGCGGGAGCTCCTGGCCGCCCACCGGGGCCGCATCGATCTGGAGGCCGCCAAGGCCTTCGAGGCGGATCACCGGGACGTGGCCCGGAACGCGGAACGGCCCGGCGGCAGGACCCTCTGCGCCCACTTCGAGCTGGAAGCCGAGACCCCCGGCGACGTGCCCTTCGAACCCTCCGGCACCACGGACGCCAAGGTCGTGGACACGGCCCTGGCCCTGCGCATGAGCTTCGCGGGGCGCTTCGGCGCCGCGTGCGGACGGCCCTTCGACGCCCCCCGCTTCCTGGCCGAGCATCCCCAGTTCGATTGGCTGGGCGACACCCTCCCCAGCCGACCCACCCAACCCTGGGTGACCTTCCGCGCGGGGGAGTGA
- a CDS encoding response regulator transcription factor, with product MAPRTNASPRILVIEDEPEIAGLVKLNLAAAGFEVAVAPDGAAGLVMQEREPADLVVLDLMLPKVGGLEVLHILRRRRNPVPVLILTARNGDEDRVKGLAMGADDYLGKPFSVLELIERVKAILRRTRGAAGQPRELRSGPFRINLPLLKAYRGRTDLELTLREFRLLEVLVSNPGRVNSRQELLNMAWDPDGRPMPKTVDVHIGMLRKKLGETERAPYIQTLEREGYRWLLPVTAGEG from the coding sequence ATGGCCCCGAGAACGAACGCCTCCCCACGGATCCTCGTCATCGAGGACGAGCCGGAGATCGCCGGCCTGGTGAAACTGAACCTGGCCGCGGCGGGCTTCGAGGTCGCGGTGGCCCCCGACGGCGCCGCGGGGCTCGTCATGCAGGAGCGCGAGCCCGCGGACCTGGTCGTCCTCGACCTCATGCTCCCCAAGGTGGGCGGCCTCGAGGTGCTCCACATCCTCCGCCGCCGGCGGAACCCCGTGCCCGTGCTGATCCTCACCGCGCGCAACGGCGACGAGGACCGCGTGAAGGGGCTGGCCATGGGCGCGGACGACTACCTGGGCAAGCCCTTCTCCGTGCTGGAGCTCATCGAGCGGGTCAAGGCGATCCTCCGCCGGACGCGGGGGGCCGCGGGGCAGCCCCGGGAGCTCCGGAGCGGGCCCTTCCGGATCAACCTGCCGCTCCTGAAGGCCTACCGGGGCCGCACGGATCTCGAGCTCACCCTGCGGGAGTTCCGGCTCCTGGAGGTGCTGGTCTCCAATCCTGGCCGGGTCAACAGCCGCCAGGAGCTCCTGAACATGGCCTGGGATCCCGACGGCAGGCCGATGCCCAAGACCGTGGACGTCCACATCGGCATGCTCCGGAAGAAGCTGGGGGAGACGGAGCGCGCCCCGTACATCCAGACCCTCGAGCGCGAGGGCTACCGCTGGCTGCTGCCGGTGACGGCCGGCGAGGGCTGA
- a CDS encoding TlpA disulfide reductase family protein, whose amino-acid sequence MKLAFGIALAGALLSAATPPSYLRLGDPAPSIASARWLKGNPVRAFEKGHLYVVEFWATWCGPCRENIPHLTELARAYKGKVDVIGIDIWENAKGGTADALPKVARFVKAQGPKMGYRVAADGPDGRIADAWMKAASEAGIPCSFLVDREGRVAWIGHPSALEGVLKETLAGTYDLAAARTRRETELEITRPIEEAMAAKDYPRAIRVIDAAVEKRPALKHPLTYQRLVALYHADLELGRKVSREILEESGHEPGAYWMMIAAMAVQTDLSPEAYAFGRTLVAEAEQRGQANFMFTAMKAELYFNGGDRQEAARIGEEALAAALKDTHATPANLALIRKNLARYKETR is encoded by the coding sequence ATGAAGCTTGCATTCGGCATCGCCCTGGCCGGCGCCCTCCTCTCGGCCGCGACCCCCCCCTCGTACCTGCGGCTGGGCGACCCCGCCCCCTCCATCGCTTCCGCGCGGTGGCTGAAGGGGAACCCCGTCCGGGCCTTCGAGAAGGGCCACCTCTACGTGGTGGAGTTCTGGGCGACCTGGTGCGGCCCCTGCCGGGAGAACATCCCCCACCTCACCGAGCTCGCCCGCGCCTACAAGGGCAAGGTGGACGTCATCGGCATCGACATCTGGGAGAACGCCAAGGGCGGCACCGCCGACGCCCTCCCCAAGGTCGCCAGGTTCGTGAAGGCCCAGGGCCCGAAGATGGGCTACCGCGTGGCCGCGGACGGTCCCGACGGGCGCATCGCCGACGCCTGGATGAAGGCCGCCTCCGAGGCCGGCATCCCCTGCAGCTTCCTGGTGGACCGGGAGGGCCGGGTCGCGTGGATCGGCCACCCCTCCGCCCTCGAGGGCGTCCTCAAGGAGACCCTCGCCGGCACCTATGACCTGGCCGCGGCCCGCACCCGGCGCGAGACGGAGCTCGAGATCACCCGCCCCATCGAGGAGGCCATGGCCGCCAAGGACTATCCGCGGGCCATCCGCGTGATCGACGCGGCCGTGGAGAAGCGCCCCGCCCTCAAGCACCCCCTCACGTACCAGCGCCTCGTCGCCCTCTACCACGCCGACCTGGAGCTGGGCCGGAAGGTCTCCCGCGAGATCCTGGAGGAGTCCGGCCACGAGCCCGGCGCCTACTGGATGATGATCGCCGCGATGGCCGTCCAGACCGACCTGTCCCCGGAGGCCTACGCCTTCGGCCGGACCCTGGTGGCCGAGGCCGAGCAGCGCGGCCAGGCCAACTTCATGTTCACCGCCATGAAGGCCGAGCTCTACTTCAACGGCGGCGACCGGCAGGAGGCCGCCCGCATCGGGGAGGAGGCCCTGGCCGCGGCCCTCAAGGACACCCACGCCACGCCGGCGAACCTCGCCCTCATCCGGAAGAACCTCGCGCGCTACAAGGAGACCCGCTGA
- a CDS encoding sensor histidine kinase: MPSTRVCSPRIRRFPWRVRRLRMPAKALSGPALLGLWGLVSLLAAFLPRFYVTHRVNGMLRAWEEQAHETGKAVVQDWTQARPIPAFRSGDEAPLRSRLEDDPLLAALVDPATGAVWLRDGLRLRPPVPAEAASAARLAQWAGQAQAAGRSTWIPAVADNPRALQEATLALAVGPWWEFKVWAPSSRTAERFLERFSGVGSPARFALTRYDRDPAAGRMNAQGRPLSGDALSDRATRPTFSIVFPDLSLAFGEPWVVGLWGTDAQAHRAVRAIRAWRSQAWAGYAGFVGLLGLGCLAQLLAARRDRLRADKLAFLAHSLKTPLTILKLRCDTIRNANLPRDIQDGQVARIGDEVDTLVKVIEAGLEGVKPKSEPPPADPVDAGTFARLLEPMVPIFAEEGRTLALEAEPIAFRAPRRALEAALNTLLENALVHGRGAVSVRVRRRRRLVEVEVRDAGPGIPPARLSALPEAGADSGPSAPGHGMGLALLRRMALHEGWGLRFEAAEDGTGFSAVLELPGQARSGDASSFRR; this comes from the coding sequence ATGCCGTCCACCCGGGTCTGCAGCCCCCGCATCCGCCGGTTCCCCTGGCGGGTGCGCCGGCTGCGGATGCCGGCCAAGGCCCTTTCCGGTCCGGCCCTCCTGGGCCTCTGGGGCCTCGTCTCCCTCCTGGCCGCCTTCCTGCCCCGCTTCTACGTCACCCACCGGGTGAACGGGATGCTCCGGGCCTGGGAAGAGCAGGCCCACGAGACCGGCAAGGCGGTGGTCCAGGACTGGACCCAGGCGCGGCCCATCCCGGCCTTCCGGTCCGGTGACGAGGCCCCGCTGCGGTCCCGCCTGGAGGACGACCCCCTCCTGGCCGCCCTGGTGGACCCCGCCACCGGCGCGGTCTGGCTCCGGGACGGCCTCCGGCTGCGCCCCCCCGTCCCGGCGGAGGCGGCCTCCGCCGCGCGCCTGGCGCAGTGGGCCGGCCAGGCCCAGGCCGCGGGGCGGTCCACCTGGATTCCCGCCGTGGCGGACAACCCCCGGGCCCTCCAGGAGGCCACCCTCGCCCTCGCCGTCGGCCCCTGGTGGGAGTTCAAGGTGTGGGCCCCCTCCTCCCGGACGGCGGAGCGCTTCCTCGAGCGGTTCAGCGGCGTGGGGTCCCCTGCCCGGTTCGCCCTCACCCGGTACGACCGGGACCCCGCCGCGGGGCGCATGAACGCCCAGGGGCGGCCCCTGTCCGGCGACGCGCTGTCCGACCGGGCGACTCGGCCCACCTTCTCCATCGTCTTCCCGGACCTGAGCCTCGCCTTCGGCGAGCCCTGGGTCGTGGGCCTGTGGGGGACCGACGCCCAGGCCCACCGCGCCGTCCGCGCGATCCGGGCCTGGCGCAGCCAGGCCTGGGCCGGCTACGCCGGCTTCGTGGGACTCCTGGGCCTGGGCTGCCTGGCCCAGCTCCTGGCCGCGCGGCGGGACCGCCTCCGCGCCGACAAGCTCGCCTTCCTCGCCCACAGCCTCAAGACCCCCCTCACCATCCTCAAGCTGCGCTGCGACACCATCCGCAACGCCAACCTGCCCCGGGACATCCAGGACGGCCAGGTCGCCCGGATCGGCGACGAGGTGGACACCCTCGTGAAGGTCATCGAGGCGGGCCTCGAGGGCGTGAAGCCGAAATCGGAACCGCCCCCCGCGGATCCGGTGGACGCGGGCACCTTTGCTCGTTTGCTTGAGCCCATGGTGCCCATCTTCGCGGAGGAGGGCCGGACCCTGGCCCTGGAGGCCGAGCCCATCGCCTTCCGCGCGCCCCGCCGCGCCCTGGAGGCGGCCCTGAACACCCTCCTGGAGAACGCCCTCGTCCACGGACGCGGGGCCGTCTCCGTGCGCGTCCGGCGCCGCCGGCGCCTGGTGGAGGTGGAGGTGCGGGACGCGGGCCCGGGCATCCCCCCGGCGCGCCTCTCGGCCCTCCCCGAAGCCGGCGCGGACTCCGGGCCCTCCGCCCCCGGGCACGGCATGGGCCTGGCCCTGCTGCGGCGCATGGCCCTCCACGAGGGCTGGGGCCTCCGCTTCGAGGCCGCGGAGGACGGGACGGGCTTCTCGGCGGTGCTCGAACTCCCCGGCCAGGCCCGCTCCGGGGACGCCTCCTCCTTCCGGCGATGA
- a CDS encoding DNA translocase FtsK, whose translation MKNRGGHVKGLGRILLRVMAGALALVIFLSLLSFHPLDPHPFATGGVDAPVHNLCGTFGALLAGTLQTLMGVGAWLVPFYILWECFPSGATLWPRRVAWFALALAVWTLLGAPGPRIWHLDGGQTLELRWGGWIGRLLYPPCRRTLGPVGLPLLAALLMALSATLLAPGLTRRLGDAIARWMGKRALPWVKPLPGKGARAFLSMLRRPFLRVSPQRDVPDLDASDALEMTRESALAKVDRESIEALERAERESALYRRLNPPQEPDLPVIHSLHLDVGPEDIPEDPSVIISERLLTPGEPLPPPALLRDLPPPPPPKPLLVAPKVAKDAFGRVIEQQPLGLTEPTPVHPLPALPPTPAPRPKEPVRERVKEVPPPAPDTPGIVDRLELPPRRLFDPPAPGARQDAGALEATRALVQQKFTEFKVKGNVTGMQPGPVVTVYEFQPDPGVPVAKVLGMEEDLALGLQAEKVRIDRIPGKNLVGVEVPNRHREIISFREVVDSPAFRDPSQKDARSLLTLALGKDMAGHPVVADLAKMPHLLIGGSTGSGKSVGVNAMICSVLLRALPSEVKLILVDPKMVELGIYEDIPHLWAPVVTDMKEAGRVLKWVVAQMEERYRRLALLSVRNLEGFNAKLEEAGGSIDLSDRTPNPRWPERPAVLEPLPYVVVVIDELADLMMVCRSDVEESIARIAQKARAVGIHLILATQRPSVDIVTGVIKANLPSRLSYRVNTKIDSRTILDSGGGEQLLGKGDALFLAPGSARPKRIHAPLLTEEETLRLVEWLKERGKPDYNQHLLSAMETEDEGGALEEAAASGGGDDVYERAVALVKRERKASTSLLQRKLNLGYGRAARLIDRMEDEGIVGPDRGAGKPREVLVEEA comes from the coding sequence GTGAAGAACCGGGGAGGACACGTGAAGGGGTTGGGCAGGATCCTGCTCAGGGTCATGGCGGGCGCGCTTGCGCTCGTGATCTTCTTGTCCCTGTTGAGCTTCCACCCCCTCGACCCCCATCCCTTCGCCACGGGGGGCGTGGACGCGCCCGTCCACAACCTCTGCGGCACCTTCGGGGCCCTCCTGGCCGGCACCCTCCAGACCCTCATGGGCGTGGGGGCCTGGCTCGTGCCCTTCTACATCCTCTGGGAGTGCTTCCCCTCCGGCGCCACCCTGTGGCCCCGCCGGGTGGCCTGGTTTGCCCTGGCCCTGGCCGTGTGGACCCTCCTGGGCGCCCCCGGGCCCCGGATCTGGCACCTGGACGGGGGCCAGACCCTGGAACTCCGCTGGGGCGGCTGGATCGGCCGACTGCTGTACCCGCCGTGCCGCCGGACCCTGGGCCCCGTGGGCCTCCCCCTCCTGGCCGCCCTCCTCATGGCCCTCTCCGCGACCCTCCTGGCCCCCGGGCTCACCCGGCGCCTGGGGGACGCCATCGCCCGCTGGATGGGCAAGCGCGCCCTGCCCTGGGTCAAGCCCCTGCCCGGCAAGGGCGCCCGGGCCTTCCTCTCCATGCTCCGCAGGCCCTTCCTGCGGGTCTCCCCCCAGCGGGACGTCCCCGACCTGGACGCCTCCGACGCCCTGGAGATGACCCGCGAATCGGCCCTGGCCAAGGTGGACCGGGAGAGCATCGAGGCCCTGGAGCGGGCCGAGCGGGAATCGGCCCTGTACCGCCGCCTGAACCCGCCGCAGGAGCCCGACCTGCCGGTGATCCACTCCCTGCACCTGGACGTGGGCCCCGAGGACATCCCCGAGGATCCCTCGGTGATCATCTCCGAGCGCCTCCTGACGCCCGGGGAGCCCCTCCCGCCCCCCGCCCTCCTCCGGGACCTGCCGCCCCCGCCCCCGCCCAAGCCCCTTCTGGTGGCGCCCAAGGTGGCCAAGGACGCCTTCGGCCGCGTCATCGAGCAGCAGCCCCTGGGCCTGACCGAGCCCACGCCGGTCCATCCCCTGCCCGCCCTGCCGCCGACGCCGGCCCCCCGGCCCAAGGAGCCGGTCCGGGAACGGGTGAAGGAGGTCCCGCCCCCGGCCCCCGACACCCCGGGCATCGTGGATCGCCTGGAACTGCCCCCCCGCCGTCTCTTCGACCCCCCTGCGCCCGGCGCCCGCCAGGACGCGGGCGCCCTGGAGGCCACCCGGGCCCTCGTCCAGCAGAAATTCACCGAGTTCAAGGTCAAGGGCAACGTCACCGGCATGCAGCCCGGGCCCGTGGTCACGGTCTACGAGTTCCAGCCGGATCCGGGCGTGCCCGTGGCCAAGGTCCTGGGCATGGAGGAGGACCTGGCCCTCGGCCTCCAGGCCGAGAAGGTCCGCATCGACCGCATTCCGGGCAAGAACCTCGTCGGCGTGGAAGTGCCCAACCGCCACCGGGAGATCATCAGCTTCCGGGAGGTGGTGGACAGCCCCGCCTTCCGCGACCCCTCCCAGAAGGACGCGCGGAGCCTGCTGACCCTGGCCCTGGGCAAGGACATGGCCGGGCACCCCGTCGTGGCGGACCTCGCCAAGATGCCCCACCTGCTCATCGGCGGCTCCACCGGCTCCGGCAAGAGCGTCGGCGTCAACGCGATGATCTGCTCGGTGCTGCTCCGGGCCCTGCCCAGCGAGGTCAAGCTCATCCTCGTGGATCCCAAGATGGTCGAGCTGGGCATCTACGAGGACATCCCCCACCTCTGGGCTCCCGTGGTCACGGACATGAAGGAGGCGGGCCGCGTCCTCAAGTGGGTGGTGGCGCAGATGGAGGAGCGCTACCGGCGCCTCGCCCTCCTCAGCGTGCGCAACCTCGAGGGCTTCAACGCCAAGCTGGAGGAGGCGGGCGGATCCATCGACCTGAGCGACCGGACCCCGAACCCGCGCTGGCCGGAGCGGCCCGCGGTCCTGGAGCCCCTCCCCTACGTGGTCGTCGTCATCGACGAGCTCGCGGACCTCATGATGGTCTGCCGCTCCGACGTGGAGGAGAGCATCGCCCGCATCGCCCAGAAGGCGCGCGCGGTGGGCATCCACCTCATCCTCGCCACCCAGCGCCCCTCCGTGGACATCGTCACCGGCGTCATCAAGGCCAACCTGCCCAGCCGCCTCAGCTACCGCGTGAACACCAAGATCGACAGCCGCACCATCCTGGACAGCGGCGGCGGCGAGCAGCTCCTGGGCAAGGGCGACGCCCTCTTCCTCGCCCCCGGCAGCGCCCGGCCCAAGCGCATCCACGCGCCCCTCCTCACCGAGGAGGAGACCCTCCGGCTCGTGGAGTGGCTGAAGGAGCGGGGAAAGCCCGACTACAACCAGCACCTCCTCTCCGCCATGGAGACCGAGGACGAGGGCGGGGCCCTCGAGGAGGCGGCGGCCTCCGGCGGCGGCGACGACGTGTACGAGCGCGCCGTGGCCCTCGTCAAGCGCGAGCGCAAGGCCTCCACCAGCCTCCTCCAGCGGAAGCTCAACCTCGGCTACGGCCGTGCCGCACGGCTCATCGACCGCATGGAAGACGAGGGCATCGTCGGGCCCGATCGCGGCGCGGGCAAGCCCCGCGAGGTCCTCGTCGAGGAGGCCTGA